One Saprospiraceae bacterium DNA window includes the following coding sequences:
- a CDS encoding DUF2306 domain-containing protein: protein MESLRLALLWTHIFFGFLALLAGLIALGSAKGGKTHRRAGTVFFNSMLAVAFSALALASISHNWYLFYIAVFALYQNYSGYRAVRDKSLRPSPLDWLVWVVAVVVAVLMLLTKHLVLLVFGGIMALLTARDLMLFSAVLRGKALPKQQWLIRHIGMMVGAYIATVTAFVVVNLQTFNPMWLPWLAPTALGLPFMAYWMRRTRQTKKQTSVASGQ from the coding sequence ATGGAATCGCTTCGCTTGGCTCTTTTGTGGACGCACATCTTTTTTGGCTTCTTAGCTCTTTTGGCCGGTCTAATCGCTCTGGGCAGTGCGAAAGGCGGGAAAACACATCGCAGGGCAGGGACAGTGTTTTTCAACAGTATGCTGGCCGTGGCTTTCTCCGCGCTGGCGCTCGCAAGCATATCGCACAATTGGTACCTATTCTACATCGCGGTTTTTGCGCTATACCAGAACTATTCGGGCTACCGGGCGGTGCGCGACAAATCGCTGCGGCCATCCCCTTTGGATTGGTTGGTGTGGGTAGTGGCGGTGGTGGTGGCAGTGCTTATGCTCCTGACGAAGCACTTGGTGCTGCTTGTTTTTGGCGGCATCATGGCGCTGCTCACCGCGCGCGATTTGATGCTCTTTTCAGCGGTGCTGCGCGGCAAGGCGCTGCCTAAACAACAATGGCTCATCCGACATATCGGCATGATGGTGGGCGCATACATCGCCACCGTGACGGCCTTTGTGGTCGTCAACTTGCAGACGTTCAACCCGATGTGGTTGCCGTGGCTGGCACCCACCGCTTTGGGCTTGCCGTTCATGGCCTACTGGATGCGCCGCACCCGACAAACAAAAAAGCAAACTAGTGTCGCGTCGGGTCAATGA